The Arachis hypogaea cultivar Tifrunner chromosome 19, arahy.Tifrunner.gnm2.J5K5, whole genome shotgun sequence genome has a window encoding:
- the LOC112778810 gene encoding protein FAR1-RELATED SEQUENCE 5-like codes for MSGIFTDTEMNEQYQEDDDFNQQEELVTDQDMMDEQSEFEQDFRDIITEGAFFSESDTLDYIVEAAYAVDSVQDITSVKFSENFAEDIGKYHFSTLQLAFDFYMKYSKSKGFSARKSKTFKNSSGDIYRQLFVCHRQGFRMEKYYTMEKRKKEPRLETRTGCEARMDVKFVPESGRWHIFYFSDEHNHDLLDTQFSAMLPAHRKMSEADIMQMMNMLKSGISTSQIFSLLASQAGGYEFVGYGPRDMYNKIARERRQIPGDAARVLKKLEDMRLKDPQLYFKACHDSRGLLRNLFWSDGISQLDYRLFGDVIAFDATYKKNKYSCPLVIFSGVNHHNQTTVFTAALIADETTDTYVWLLRQLMFAMRGKTPTSIITDGAMAIRNAVRDVFPEVRHRLCAWHLIRNATSNVGNPSFTSKFRKIMTGDYEIPVFKRKWVQLIEEFGIEDKPWVIKMYEEKHMWATAYLRGKFFAGFRTTSRCEGLHSVVGRYVGSRYDLTSFVEHFQRCVAHMRFNEFSADYESTRGVPVMQTCIELLERYAAELYTHEIFLFFRPFLSRAGSMRVLNIDNNDDCIKYIVCKHGRPDFTWTVDFRQEEMIFMCTCLRMESFGIPCEHIVKVLVDRDIREIPRSLVLDRWTKKVKSALNDPNGFTRDAVVISRQSALVEFSKQLAAVAAKIPERYEETRDLIMELYSSYKAAYEGDNQPHSGVARSINPYVHPTTGGSGQPSKRKKRQRCSVCQMEGHKKTTCPWQKDIDNNVLENEAIGSDDGDMCTEATAELDSDS; via the coding sequence ATGTCAGGTATATTTACGGACACTGAGATGAATGAGCAATACCAGGAGGACGATGACTTTAACCAACAAGAAGAGCTAGTAACTGACCAAGATATGATGGATGAACAGAGTGAATTCGAACAAGATTTCAGAGATATCATAACCGAGGGAGCGTTTTTTTCTGAATCTGATACGTTAGATTATATCGTTGAAGCCGCTTATGCGGTTGACTCCGTGCAAGACATTACATCTGTGAAATTTAGTGAGAATTTTGCGGAGGACATTGGCAAATACCACTTTTCTACTTTGCAGCTTGcatttgatttttatatgaagTACTCAAAGTCGAAGGGCTTTAGTGCAAGGAAGAGCAAGACCTTCAAGAATAGTAGTGGCGATATTTACAGACAACTGTTTGTATGCCACAGGCAAGGATTCAGGATGGAGAAATATTACACGATggaaaaaaggaagaaggagcCTAGGTTGGAAACAAGAACTGGATGTGAAGCCCGAATGGATGTTAAATTTGTACCAGAAAGTGGAAGGTGGCATATCTTTTATTTCTCTGACGAACACAACCATGATCTATTGGATACACAATTCAGTGCTATGTTGCCTGCCCACAGAAAAATGTCAGAGGCAGATATTATGCAAATGATGAACATGCTAAAGTCAGGGATCAGCACCTCGCAGATATTTAGTCTTCTAGCTAGCCAAGCAGGCGGATACGAATTTGTTGGCTATGGTCCCCGAGATATGTACAATAAGATTGCTCGGGAGAGGCGTCAAATTCCTGGTGATGCAGCACGAGTGTTGAAGAAGTTGGAGGATATGCGGTTGAAGGATCCACAATTATATTTCAAGGCATGTCACGATTCAAGAGGTCTGTTACGTAATTTGTTCTGGTCTGATGGGATTAGCCAACTAGACTACCGACTCTTCGGGGATGTTATTGCTTTTGATGCTACGTACAAGAAGAACAAGTATAGTTGTCCGTTAGTAATATTCAGCGGGGTTAACCACCACAACCAAACAACTGTTTTTACTGCTGCGTTAATCGCAGACGAAACTACTGATACATATGTTTGGCTCCTGCGTCAGCTCATGTTTGCAATGAGGGGCAAGACCCCGACCTCAATCATAACTGATGGGGCCATGGCGATTAGGAATGCAGTGAGAGATGTATTTCCCGAAGTCAGACATAGATTATGCGCTTGGCACCTTATTCGAAATGCAACTAGCAATGTTGGAAATCCATCGTTTACATctaaatttagaaaaatcatGACAGGAGACTACGAGATTCCCGTGTTTAAGCGTAAGTGGGTTCAGCTTATTGAAGAATTTGGCATTGAGGATAAGCCGTGGGTGATCAAGATGTACGAAGAGAAGCATATGTGGGCTACTGCATATCTAAGAGGAAAATTCTTTGCTGGCTTTAGAACTACATCAAGATGTGAAGGTTTACACTCAGTTGTGGGAAGGTATGTGGGGTCGCGGTATGATTTGACAAGTTTTGTAGAGCATTTTCAAAGGTGTGTAGCACACATGCGCTTTAACGAATTTAGTGCTGATTATGAATCTACACGTGGGGTGCCCGTCATGCAAACTTGTATAGAGCTGCTAGAGAGATATGCTGCTGAGTTATACACTCATGAGATATTTCTTTTCTTTCGGCCATTTCTCTCCAGAGCTGGATCAATGCGAGTTCTGAACATAGATAATAACGATGATTGCATAAAATACATTGTGTGTAAGCATGGGAGGCCCGATTTTACGTGGACCGTTGATTTTCGTCAAGAAGAAATGATCTTCATGTGTACCTGTTTACGAATGGAGTCATTTGGTATTCCGTGCGAACATATTGTGAAAGTTCTGGTTGACAGAGACATCCGTGAGATTCCCCGGTCATTGGTATTGGATAGATGGACAAAAAAGGTTAAATCAGCACTCAATGATCCAAATGGGTTCACCAGGGATGCTGTTGTTATTAGTCGTCAAAGTGCTTTGGTGGAATTTTCTAAACAACTGGCTGCTGTTGCTGCTAAAATACCAGAGAGATATGAAGAGACACGtgatttaattatggaattgtACTCATCTTACAAGGCTGCATACGAAGGAGATAATCAACCTCACTCAGGTGTTGCTAGAAGTATCAATCCGTATGTGCATCCAACCACTGGAGGCTCAGGACAGCCATCTAAGAGGAAGAAGCGGCAACGTTGTAGTGTTTGTCAAATGGAAGGACATAAGAAGACAACATGTCCTTGGCAAAAGGACATTGACAACAACGTTTTAGAAAATGAAGCAATCGGTTCGGACGATGGCGACATGTGTACCGAAGCAACGGCTGAGTTAGATAGTGATAGTTAG
- the LOC112777288 gene encoding uncharacterized protein — protein MSNEAHGNSGAGHKETVFVGSGERIPSDIDVDNVCILTGEEFSADFLRDRVGFRRLPIITDADQRLPNRTDFNINNNYQMVHEDLNHGFGLIRSESDCNSDMSEYYVPRGYVAEVDNRTYPNNFNVLHFDPGGSRQVSGQLSRQGSGHFSRQGSGHFSRQVSGKFTRQLSGKVLEGGCCDRVYVVDSPQSSHAYGTAFSEGFFNKIKFLCSFGGRILPRPNDGKLRYMGGETRIISIRKNITWEELMSKTSAICNQTHTIRYQLPGEDLDALISVCSDEDLHHMIEEYEELERAGGSNRLRIFLIPLTEAETPGSNEARVNQASDTDYHYVVAVNGMHNPSPRRNPSGQNLASPFGNNSDYNSPGFHRDSHPAAFTLEAKDCNPTTTNMPGQSPKPSQFLTAMQVASKFNQMPSLSPSFLQPKDPKISDVQHFMDHPCIAVNESILPFVMEKAPHDNSLYTENTNYVDPIAYYNNHGQGPPYVNYHPINQYTVDADQFRKPSDNFHFHRRTHSNELLYSAISGQNDMIFERPSVTNEGSYHFDKIVSHPHKSSLLPVCDDRAGPHYRMLHVNSESSLLESEENLKVHLQFPPSVERDKLISPETSSHLEECPSQPRVDWQEHEPKYHNLPISGMSHCRKGLTHIGKENLQHVGKNNAQFDEQCINYQHGFCSSSPDLQSSECNVSVAPFSSLESPRNWRDQPHGAPLDRTASEFSIRSQDSSLHNQYATPEADNRPLSLVSFELQPIDSHASQESVLPISYPVMSASSMKEVAIPHEDPDYKEGSTDINKESSRSINDCSSTGFRSCTQVASNLDKEDEVASASPTQERVDGLVNTDSENINKPPGDTTPETEAEQFGLQIIENIDLEELQELGSGTFGTVYLGKWRGTDVAIKRIKKSSCFSGRLSEQERMTKDFWREAQILSTLHHPNVVAFYGVVPNGPDGTLATVTEYMVHGSLRNVLVKKERVLDRRKRIMIAMDAAFGMEYLHLKNIVHFDLKCDNLLVNLGDPERPVCKVSDFGLSRIKRNTLISGGVRGTLPWMAPELLDGNNRVSEKVDVFSFGIAMWEILTGEEPYANMHCGAIIGGIVNNTLRPSIPKRCDSEWKKLMEECWNPDPEVRPSFTEIKNRLRSMSVALQNKRHIR, from the exons ATGAGTAATGAGGCTCATGGCAATTCAGGTGCAGGACACAAAGAAACGGTATTTGTTGGTTCAGGTGAAAGAATCCCTTCTGATATTGATGTGGATAATGTGTGTATACTAACTGGTGAAGAATTTTCTGCTGACTTCTTGCGCGATCGGGTTGGTTTTAGGAGACTTCCTATCATAACAGATGCAGACCAGCGCCTTCCGAATAGAACAGATttcaatatcaataataattatcAGATGGTTCATGAGGATCTAAATCATGGTTTTGGATTAATAAGATCAGAGTCTGATTGTAACTCAGATATGTCAGAGTATTATGTACCAAGGGGATATGTTGCTGAGGTTGACAACAGGACTTATCCGAATAATTTTAACGTGCTCCATTTTGACCCTGGCGGTAGCAGACAAGTATCAGGTCAACTTTCCAGACAAGGTTCTGGTCACTTTTCTAGGCAAGGATCTGGTCATTTTTCTCGACAAGTCTCAGGCAAATTTACAAGACAACTCTCAGGTAAAGTTTTGGAGGGAGGTTGTTGTGATCGAGTTTATGTTGTAGATTCTCCTCAGTCAAGCCATGCATATGGAACAGCATTCTCAGAAGGTTTTTTCAATAAGATAAAATTTCTCTGTAGTTTCGGGGGAAGAATTCTTCCAAGGCCAAATGATGGGAAGCTCAGATATATGGGCGGTGAGACACGGATCATATCCATCAGGAAgaacattacttgggaggaacTTATGAGCAAGACTTCTGCAATTTGCAATCAAACTCACACTATCAGGTACCAGCTTCCTGGAGAGGACCTTGATGCTCTCATTTCCGTTTGTTCTGATGAGGATCTTCATCATATGATTGAGGAGTATGAAGAGTTAGAAAGAGCTGGAGGCTCTAACCGACTACGGATCTTTCTCATACCATTAACAGAAGCTGAGACTCCAGGCTCTAATGAAGCAAGGGTCAATCAGGCAAGTGATACTGATTATCATTATGTTGTTGCTGTAAATGGTATGCACAATCCAAGTCCACGAAGGAACCCTAGCGGGCAGAATTTGGCAAGCCCATTTGGAAACAACTCTGATTACAATAGTCCAGGTTTCCATAGGGACTCACACCCAGCTGCATTTACTTTAGAGGCCAAGGATTGCAACCCAACCACCACAAATATGCCAGGCCAGTCCCCAAAGCCTTCTCAGTTTCTAACTGCAATGCAGGTAGCAAGCAAATTTAATCAAATGCCTTCTTTATCTCCCAGCTTCCTACAACCTAAAGATCCCAAAATTTCTGATGTTCAGCATTTTATGGATCATCCATGTATTGCTGTTAATGAAAGCATTCTCCCCTTTGTCATGGAAAAAGCTCCACATGACAATTCTTTGTATACCGAAAATACCAATTATGTTGATCCAATTGCATACTATAACAATCATGGTCAAGGGCCTCCGTATGTGAATTACCATCCCATTAATCAATACACAGTGGATGCTGACCAATTCAGGAAGCCTAGTGATAATTTTCATTTTCACAGACGAACTCACAGTAATGAGTTGTTATATTCTGCAATAAGTGGTCAAAATGATATGATATTCGAGAGACCTTCGGTTACCAATGAAGGTTCATATCATTTTGACAAGATTGTCTCCCATCCGCATAAGTCAAGTTTATTGCCTGTGTGTGATGATAGAGCGGGACCTCATTATAGAATGTTACATGTTAATTCTGAATCATCACTTCTGGAAAGTGAAGAGAACCTTAAAGTCCACTTGCAGTTCCCACCCAGTGTAGAGAGAGATAAATTGATATCACCAGAAACTTCAAGTCATTTGGAAGAATGTCCATCACAGCCACGAGTTGATTGGCAGGAACATGAACCTAAGTATCATAATTTACCCATTTCAGGAATGAGTCATTGTAGAAAAGGCTTGACACATATTGGTAAAGAGAACCTGCAACATGTCGGTAAAAACAATGCTCAGTTTGATGAACAGTGCATCAACTACCAACATGGATTTTGCTCATCTTCGCCCGATCTGCAAAGCAGTGAATGCAATGTATCTGTGGCACCATTTAGCTCTTTAGAATCTCCACGCAACTGGAGGGATCAACCACATGGTGCACCATTAGACAGAACTGCTTCTGAGTTTTCCATTAGGAGCCAAGATTCGTCATTGCACAACCAATATGCAACACCAGAGGCAGACAATCGACCACTTTCCCTTGTCTCTTTTGAGTTACAGCCAATTGACTCCCATGCTAGCCAAGAGTCTGTACTGCCTATCTCT TATCCGGTCATGAGTGCTTCTTCCATGAAAGAGGTTGCTATACCTCACGAGGATCCTGACTACAAAGAAGGAAGCACAGACATTAACAAAGAATCTTCCAGAAGCATCAATGATTGTAGTTCTACAGGTTTTCGGTCATGCACCCAAGTTGCTTCAAATTTAGACAAAGAGGATGAAGTTGCATCAGCATCTCCTACACAGGAAAGGGTAGATGGCCTTGTAAATACTGACAGCGAAAACATCAATAAGCCTCCTGGTGATACAACTCCTGAAACAGAAGCTGAACAGTTTGGTTTACAG ATTATTGAGAATATTGATCTTGAAGAATTGCAAGAGCTAGGATCTGGAACCTTTGGAACTGTTTATCTTGGAAAGTGGAGGGGAACTGATGTTGCAATTAAGAGGATTAAAAAAAGTAGTTGTTTCTCTGGTAGATTATCCGAGCAAGAACGGATG ACAAAAGATTTCTGGAGAGAGGCACAGATTCTATCTACTCTTCATCATCCAAACGTGGTAGCATTTTATGGGGTAGTTCCAAATGGCCCAGATGGAACATTGGCAACAGTAACAGAATACATGGTGCATGGATCGCTAAGAAATGTTCTCGTGAAGAAGGAGAG AGTGCTTGATCGTCGCAAAAGGATCATGATTGCAATGGATGCAGCCTTTGGCATGGAATATTTGCATTTGAAAAATATTGTTCATTTTGACTTGAAGTGTGATAATCTACTTGTTAATCTGGGGGATCCTGAGCGACCAGTATGTAAG GTTTCAGATTTTGGCCTATCAAGAATTAAACGCAACACACTTATTTCGGGTGGTGTCAGAGGAACCCTTCCTTGGATGGCACCGGAATTGCTAGATGGTAACAATCGGGTATCTGAAAAG GTTGATGTTTTCTCATTTGGCATTGCAATGTGGGAGATCTTAACTGGGGAAGAGCCATATGCTAACATGCACTGTGGTGCTATAATTG GAGGAATTGTCAATAATACGCTCAGGCCTTCTATTCCGAAACGCTGCGATTCCGAGTGGAAGAAGCTTATGGAAGAGTGCTGGAATCCTGACCCTGAAGTCAGGCCATCCTTTACAGAAATAAAAAATAGGCTTCGAAGCATGTCAGTTGCACTTCAAAATAAGCGGCATATCCGATGA
- the LOC112779819 gene encoding uncharacterized protein isoform X2 codes for MNSKSKKPASTSIRVFGQRSIDSTFHSLPSNPFNDSERNARNELGSRKSQNAHVSLSNFLDRKLPKSSSILSQTVQGKSTPFLSPLGLRIPTVEQTIPVVEEKRCGNANDQRVFERFKQTEEKEDFVGFLCADELENSVSVADESQESRKRKNPFEGGIQSQTVRNNVVVLGGESKFKQKGQKAQIEINSSNKKPKPLYNHYANGRGWWDYDMEGVDNEELGFSEVWEGVGSTTLGGIVDWH; via the exons ATGAACTCGAAGTCGAAGAAACCCGCATCCACATCGATTAGGGTTTTCGGACAGCGATCCATAGATTCAACTTTCCATTCTCTCCCATCCAATCC CTTTAATGATTCTGAAAGAAATGCGAGGAATGAATTAGGTTCACGAAAGAGCCAGAACGCGCATGTTTCTCTCTCCAACTTCCTAGACCGGAAGCTGCCAaaatcttcttccattctttcccAAACAGTTCAG ggcAAGTCAACACCTTTTCTGTCACCTCTGGGTCTAAGAATACCCACGGTGGAGCAGACGATTCCTGTAGTTGAAGAAAAGAGGTGTGGTAATGCCAATGACCaaagggtttttgaaaggttCAAGCAAACTGAAGAAAAGGAAGACTTTGTGGGTTTTCTTTGTGCTGATGAATTAGAAAATTCAGTTTCAGTGGCAGATGAAAGTCAGGAGTCAAGGAAAAGGAAAAATCCATTTGAAG GTGGAATTCAGAGCCAAACTGTTCGAAATAATGTAGTGGTTCTTGGAGGTGAATCAAAGTTCAAGCAGAAGGGACAGAAAgcacaaattgaaattaattctAGCAACAAAAAGCCAAAACCTCTCTATAATCACT ATGCAAATGGTCGCGGCTGGTGGGACTATGACATGGAAGGTGTTGACAATGAGGAATTAGGTTTCAGTGAAGTATGGGAAGGAGTTGGATCCACCACACTTGGAGGTATAGTAGATTGGCATTAA
- the LOC112779819 gene encoding uncharacterized protein isoform X1: MNSKSKKPASTSIRVFGQRSIDSTFHSLPSNPTSFNDSERNARNELGSRKSQNAHVSLSNFLDRKLPKSSSILSQTVQGKSTPFLSPLGLRIPTVEQTIPVVEEKRCGNANDQRVFERFKQTEEKEDFVGFLCADELENSVSVADESQESRKRKNPFEGGIQSQTVRNNVVVLGGESKFKQKGQKAQIEINSSNKKPKPLYNHYANGRGWWDYDMEGVDNEELGFSEVWEGVGSTTLGGIVDWH, from the exons ATGAACTCGAAGTCGAAGAAACCCGCATCCACATCGATTAGGGTTTTCGGACAGCGATCCATAGATTCAACTTTCCATTCTCTCCCATCCAATCC AACCAGCTTTAATGATTCTGAAAGAAATGCGAGGAATGAATTAGGTTCACGAAAGAGCCAGAACGCGCATGTTTCTCTCTCCAACTTCCTAGACCGGAAGCTGCCAaaatcttcttccattctttcccAAACAGTTCAG ggcAAGTCAACACCTTTTCTGTCACCTCTGGGTCTAAGAATACCCACGGTGGAGCAGACGATTCCTGTAGTTGAAGAAAAGAGGTGTGGTAATGCCAATGACCaaagggtttttgaaaggttCAAGCAAACTGAAGAAAAGGAAGACTTTGTGGGTTTTCTTTGTGCTGATGAATTAGAAAATTCAGTTTCAGTGGCAGATGAAAGTCAGGAGTCAAGGAAAAGGAAAAATCCATTTGAAG GTGGAATTCAGAGCCAAACTGTTCGAAATAATGTAGTGGTTCTTGGAGGTGAATCAAAGTTCAAGCAGAAGGGACAGAAAgcacaaattgaaattaattctAGCAACAAAAAGCCAAAACCTCTCTATAATCACT ATGCAAATGGTCGCGGCTGGTGGGACTATGACATGGAAGGTGTTGACAATGAGGAATTAGGTTTCAGTGAAGTATGGGAAGGAGTTGGATCCACCACACTTGGAGGTATAGTAGATTGGCATTAA